The following are encoded together in the Montipora capricornis isolate CH-2021 chromosome 5, ASM3666992v2, whole genome shotgun sequence genome:
- the LOC138050040 gene encoding sentrin-specific protease 7-like, with translation MPWDKSDVLWIRVMDKLMTMMFGVDFLEYDFDKKKICHVPDSYTPTFVYSREEWLREYTLIVSLDDTCMGTNQQEQEEKTLQSEVDVVHEDESFSEEHNIDPNSDLDVLDADDIPPNNLTHQDSIVAVFPPRPSMAKVTVLQMDMDTLDDGQEMNDSIVDFFMIAEERHERACSFTRKVDLFKIDFVFIPVCRSGHWFLALVYNLPLLHSERFIRCEWAVTRGTVDTRAPEFSDKSMPVFYPKVPQQENGYDCGVFLLNSS, from the exons ATGCCATGGGACAAATCTGACGTGCTATGGATCAGGGTTATGGACAAGTTGATGACCATGATgtttggtgttgattttctggAGTACGATTTCGACAAAAAGAAGATATGCCATGTACCTGACAGCTACACTCCAACATTTGTTTATAGCAGAGAAGAGTGGCTTAGGGAATACACCCTTATAGTCTCTTTAGATGACACGTGTATGGGTACAAATCAACAAG AACAGGAAGAGAAGACTCTGCAATCTGAAGTAGATGTTGTGCATGAAGATGAAAGTTTCAGTGAGGAGCACAATATag ATCCTAACAGTGACTTGGATGTGTTGGATGCTGATGACATACCACCAAACAATCTGACTCATCAGGACAG TATCGTGGCTGTGTTCCCACCACGACCATCCATGGCAAAAGTTACTGTTCTGCAAATGGATATGGACACCTTGGATGATGGACAGGAAATGAACGATTCAattgttgatttttttatgaT TGCTGAAGAGCGACATGAGAGGGCTTGCTCATTCACAAGGAAAGTTGACCTTTTTAAAATAGATTTCGTTTTTATTCCAGTGTGTAGAAG tgGTCACTGGTTCCTGGCTTTGGTTTACAACCTCCCATTACTGCATAGTGAACG ttttattAGATGCGAGTGGGCAGTAACGAGAGGAACTGTGGATACGAGAGCCCCTGAATTTAGTGACAAATCAATGCCAGTTTTTTACCCTAAG GTACCACAGCAAGAAAACGGCTACGACTGTGGTGTGTTTCTTTTGAACAGTTCTTGA
- the LOC138048652 gene encoding uncharacterized protein — MKCMQCSQSHPLYRCDAFKSKSVEQRREFVFKKNICFNCVNSRDHLAKSCTSTNRCKVPGCGKPHHSLLHQSSLSRPDHQSHLTESTSTPAIPTSSLSDPSVPTASVNTSVAESPEIFLQIIPLRVIGKNGRHTTTYALIDSASDVTLIDPSLVQQPGIEDLKALKGRFGRSPELETKYRSVVNDYVAKGYAKQLSKEEASSKSKITWYLPHHPVFNINKPNKIRVVFDAAAKFNGTSLNDRLSRPDEQSESGFHLTKFTSNSDRVLRAFPQEELPNPSINLDLDELSIGRTLGFHWDALSDNLQVKGTSTNKPPTKRGILSTVSSLFDPLGFLGPFLLPVKVILQQLWRIDASWDHPIQGPLLAQWNNWLKSMSYVANLKIP; from the exons ATGAAATGCATGCAGTGTTCCCAAAGTCATCCGCTCTACCGTTGTGATGCTTTCAAGTCGAAGTCGGTTGAACAAAGAAGGGAATTCGTTTTCAAGAAAAACATCTGCTTCAACTGCGTTAATTCAAGAGACCACCTGGCAAAGTCATGTACTTCTACCAATCGTTGTAAGGTACCAGGATGTGGAAAGCCTCACCACTCACTCCTCCACCAATCAAGCCTTAGTCGTCCTGATCATCAATCCCATCTTACTGAGAGTACATCTACTCCTGCTATCCCCACTAGCTCACTAAGCGACCCATCTGTACCAACAGCGTCTGTCAACACGTCTGTGGCCGAGTCTCCTGAAATATTCCTACAGATTATTCCCCTGAGAGTCATTGGTAAGAATGGAAGACATACGACAACATATGCACTCATCGATTCTGCGTCAGATGTAACCTTGATAGATCCATCACTAGTCCAACAGCCTGGCATTGAAG ATCTCAAAGCCTTAAAAGGAAGATTCGGTCGAAGTCCTGAGCTTGAAACGAAGTATCGATCCGTCGTAAATGACTACGTTGCGAAAGGATACGCAAAACAATTAAGCAAAGAAGAAGCCTCCTCCAAGTCCAAGATTACATGGTACCTGCCTCACCATCCAGTGTTCAATATAAACAAACCCAATAAGATCCGGGTGGTATTTGATGCTGCCGCCAAGTTCAATGGAACATCACTGAACGATCGACTGTCCAGACCTGACGAACAATCTG AAAGTGGATTCCATCTTACGAAGTTTACAAGCAACAGCGACAGGGTTCTCAGAGCCTTCCCTCAAGAGGAGTTACCAAATCCGTCCATCAACCTCGACCTTGACGAACTCTCCATCGGACGGACTCTGGGCTTCCACTGGGATGCGCTATCTGATAACCTTCAAGTCAAGGGTACTTCTACTAACAAACCTCCAACCAAACGTGGCATTCTGTCCACTGTCAGCTCATTGTTTGACCCTCTTGGTTTTCTCGGTCCATTTCTTCTTCCGGTCAAAGTTATTCTTCAGCAGCTATGGAGAATTGATGCTTCATGGGATCATCCGATACAAGGACCTCTCTTAGCTCAATGGAACAATTGGCTGAAGTCCATGTCATATGTTGCCAACTTGAAGATTCCGTGA